A DNA window from Bradyrhizobium sp. CCBAU 53421 contains the following coding sequences:
- a CDS encoding OpgC domain-containing protein yields the protein MSSIADPIAGSPVADAKTDAKADAEVKAKAAAPAITLPATGERELRLDLFRGLALWLIFIDHLPTNLLTWLTIRNYGFSDATEIFIFISGYTAAFVYGRAMLEGGFVIATARILRRVWQIYVAHVFLFTIFLAEISYVATSFENPLYSEEMGIMDFLKQPDVTIVQALLLRFRPVNMDVLPLYIVLMLFLPLILWLMKWKPDVTLGLSVLLYALTWQFDLYLSAYPNGFWAFNPFAWQLLFVFGAWCALGGARRMSRILSSNITMWICIAYLVAAFFVTLTWYVPQLGHIMPKVVEQWMYPINKTDLDVLRFAHFLALAALTVRFLPRDWPGLRSPWLRPLILCGQHSLEIFCLGVFLAFAGHFVLAEVSGGAALHALISVCGILIMCGMAWIISWYKHSADKGASKKGAAGNADLAGGGA from the coding sequence ATGAGCTCGATTGCCGATCCCATAGCCGGTTCGCCGGTGGCTGACGCCAAAACCGACGCCAAGGCCGATGCCGAGGTGAAGGCGAAAGCTGCGGCGCCCGCGATCACGCTGCCGGCGACCGGCGAGCGCGAGCTCAGGCTCGATCTGTTCCGCGGGCTCGCGCTGTGGCTGATCTTCATCGATCACCTGCCGACCAATCTTTTGACCTGGCTGACGATCCGCAATTACGGCTTCTCCGACGCCACCGAGATCTTCATCTTCATCTCCGGCTACACCGCGGCCTTCGTCTATGGCCGTGCGATGCTGGAGGGTGGCTTCGTGATCGCGACCGCGCGCATCCTGCGCCGGGTCTGGCAGATCTATGTCGCGCATGTCTTCCTGTTCACGATCTTCCTCGCCGAGATCTCCTATGTCGCGACCTCGTTCGAGAACCCGCTCTACAGCGAGGAAATGGGGATCATGGACTTCCTCAAGCAGCCGGACGTCACCATCGTGCAGGCGCTGCTGCTGCGCTTCCGCCCCGTGAACATGGACGTGCTGCCGCTCTACATCGTGCTGATGCTGTTCCTGCCGCTGATCCTGTGGCTGATGAAGTGGAAGCCCGACGTCACGCTCGGCCTGTCGGTGCTGCTGTACGCGCTGACTTGGCAGTTCGATCTCTATCTCTCGGCCTATCCGAACGGCTTCTGGGCGTTCAATCCGTTCGCCTGGCAATTGCTGTTCGTGTTCGGCGCCTGGTGCGCGCTCGGCGGCGCGCGGCGGATGTCGCGGATTCTGTCGTCGAACATCACGATGTGGATCTGCATCGCCTATCTGGTCGCGGCGTTCTTCGTGACGCTGACCTGGTACGTGCCGCAGCTCGGCCACATCATGCCGAAGGTGGTCGAGCAATGGATGTATCCGATCAACAAGACCGACCTGGACGTGTTGCGGTTCGCGCATTTCCTGGCGCTCGCCGCGCTCACGGTGCGCTTCCTGCCGCGGGACTGGCCGGGGCTGAGGTCACCCTGGCTGCGACCATTGATCCTGTGCGGCCAGCACTCGCTTGAGATATTCTGTCTCGGGGTCTTCCTCGCCTTTGCCGGCCACTTCGTGCTTGCCGAAGTGTCGGGCGGTGCTGCGCTGCACGCTTTGATCAGCGTTTGCGGCATCCTCATCATGTGCGGCATGGCGTGGATTATTTCGTGGTACAAGCACTCCGCCGACAAAGGCGCCTCGAAAAAAGGTGCCGCCGGCAACGCCGATCTGGCGGGAGGGGGAGCATGA
- a CDS encoding GcrA family cell cycle regulator, producing MTVLTWSDDRVEQLKKLWESGLSASQIAAELGNVTRNAVIGKVHRLGLSGRAKAPSTAAPRQRKARPAQHMMRVARPVSRGNTALAHAFEVEMEPDPISFDNVVPMSQRLSLLELNEATCHWPVGDPSSPEFFFCGGKALAGLPYCAHHSRVAYQPAADRRRPSAKPQIK from the coding sequence ATGACTGTATTGACCTGGTCCGACGATCGCGTCGAGCAGCTGAAGAAGCTCTGGGAGTCTGGCCTCTCGGCCAGCCAGATCGCAGCGGAACTTGGCAATGTGACGCGAAATGCCGTGATCGGCAAAGTGCATCGGCTCGGCCTCTCCGGCCGCGCCAAGGCCCCCTCCACGGCTGCTCCGCGGCAGCGCAAGGCGCGCCCCGCCCAGCATATGATGCGGGTGGCTCGCCCGGTCTCGCGCGGCAACACCGCGCTCGCCCATGCCTTCGAGGTCGAGATGGAGCCGGATCCGATCTCCTTCGACAACGTGGTGCCGATGAGCCAGCGGCTGTCGCTGCTCGAGCTCAACGAGGCCACTTGCCACTGGCCGGTCGGCGATCCCTCGAGCCCGGAATTCTTCTTCTGCGGCGGCAAGGCGCTCGCCGGCCTGCCCTATTGCGCGCATCACTCGCGCGTCGCCTACCAGCCCGCTGCCGATCGCCGCCGGCCGTCGGCAAAGCCACAAATCAAGTAG
- the apaG gene encoding Co2+/Mg2+ efflux protein ApaG, with the protein MYRAVTRQIEVTVEPNFMPERSSVDRREYFWSYKIVIVNSGPETVQLRTRHWIITDATGRRQEVRGEGVVGEQPVLAPGERFEYTSGVPLPTASGFMTGSYQMVTEAGERFDIDVPTFSLDSPSPDGKRVLN; encoded by the coding sequence ATGTACCGTGCCGTTACCCGCCAGATCGAAGTCACCGTCGAGCCGAACTTCATGCCGGAGCGCTCGTCGGTCGACCGGCGCGAGTATTTCTGGTCGTACAAGATCGTGATCGTCAATTCGGGCCCGGAAACGGTGCAGCTGCGGACACGGCACTGGATCATCACCGACGCCACCGGCCGCCGCCAGGAGGTGCGTGGCGAGGGCGTGGTCGGCGAGCAGCCGGTGCTCGCGCCCGGCGAGCGCTTCGAATACACCTCGGGCGTGCCGCTGCCGACCGCCTCCGGCTTCATGACCGGCAGCTACCAGATGGTCACCGAAGCCGGCGAACGCTTCGATATCGACGTGCCGACTTTTTCGCTGGATAGCCCAAGCCCGGACGGGAAAAGGGTGTTGAACTGA
- the argF gene encoding ornithine carbamoyltransferase, whose protein sequence is MSKPVRHFLDINELPLGELRNMLSAGAAMKAKLKAHEKGRKPLEGKTLAMIFERPSTRTRVSFDVGMRQLGGESIMLTGAEMQLGRGETIADTARVLSRYVDAIMIRILNHDALLELAAHATVPVINGLTRRSHPCQVMADLMTYEENRGSIEGKTVAWTGDDNNVLASWAHAAERFKFNLNIATPPELSPKKPMRDWIKATGAPIMLGTDPEAAVRGADCVVTDTWVSMGDKEGEHRHNVLRPYQVNAKLMSLAKPDALFMHCLPAHRGEEVTDEVIDGPQSVVFDEAENRLHAQKGILAWCFDEVA, encoded by the coding sequence ATGAGCAAGCCGGTCCGTCACTTCCTCGACATCAACGAGTTGCCGCTCGGCGAGCTGCGCAACATGCTCTCGGCCGGAGCCGCCATGAAGGCGAAGCTGAAGGCGCATGAGAAGGGCAGGAAGCCGCTCGAAGGCAAGACGCTGGCGATGATCTTCGAGCGCCCGTCGACCCGCACAAGGGTGTCGTTCGACGTCGGCATGCGCCAGCTCGGCGGCGAATCCATCATGCTGACCGGCGCCGAGATGCAGCTCGGCCGCGGCGAGACCATCGCCGACACCGCGCGCGTGCTGTCGCGCTATGTCGATGCGATCATGATCCGCATCCTCAACCATGACGCGCTGCTCGAGCTCGCCGCGCACGCCACCGTGCCCGTCATCAACGGCCTGACCCGGCGTTCGCATCCCTGCCAGGTGATGGCCGACCTCATGACCTATGAGGAAAATCGCGGCTCGATCGAGGGCAAGACGGTGGCCTGGACCGGCGACGACAACAACGTGCTGGCCTCCTGGGCCCACGCCGCCGAGCGCTTCAAGTTCAACCTCAATATCGCGACGCCGCCGGAGCTCTCGCCGAAGAAGCCGATGCGGGACTGGATCAAGGCGACCGGTGCGCCGATCATGCTCGGCACCGATCCGGAAGCCGCCGTGCGCGGCGCCGACTGCGTCGTCACCGACACCTGGGTGTCGATGGGCGACAAGGAGGGCGAGCACCGCCACAACGTGCTGCGGCCTTACCAGGTCAATGCCAAGCTGATGTCGCTCGCCAAGCCGGACGCCCTGTTCATGCACTGCCTGCCCGCGCATCGCGGCGAGGAGGTCACCGACGAGGTGATCGACGGGCCGCAATCCGTGGTGTTCGACGAGGCGGAAAACCGCCTGCATGCGCAGAAGGGCATTCTGGCCTGGTGTTTTGACGAGGTCGCGTAG
- a CDS encoding Hsp33 family molecular chaperone → MVSQSPDIKIQPETPIRAPSSVPVDDAVLAFEVGALDLRGRLTRLGPALDEILHKHDYPPAVGKLLGEAIVLTTLLGSSVKFEGRFILQTRTEGPVSLLIVDFQAPDRLRAYARYDAARLKEGQSSGELLGKGHLAMTIDQGSNTSRYQGLVALDGGGLEEAAHEYFLRSEQIPTRVRLAVGEEMRGGEGGKLRWRAGGILLQFLPKAPERAKQADLHPGDAPEGTATHSVPDDDAWVEGQSLISTVEDVELIDPDLSGERLLYRLFHERGVRVFNPQPLRAQCSCSRDAVSSMLKSFAPNDRAEMVKDGKVVVTCEFCSSVYEFTPLEAGVE, encoded by the coding sequence ATGGTTTCACAATCCCCCGACATCAAAATCCAGCCCGAGACGCCCATTCGCGCGCCGTCTTCGGTTCCTGTCGACGATGCCGTGCTGGCCTTCGAGGTCGGCGCGCTGGACCTGCGCGGCCGGCTGACCCGGCTCGGCCCCGCGCTCGACGAGATCCTGCACAAGCACGATTATCCGCCGGCGGTCGGCAAGCTGCTCGGCGAGGCCATCGTGCTGACCACGCTGCTCGGCTCGTCGGTCAAGTTCGAGGGCCGCTTCATCCTGCAGACCCGGACCGAAGGTCCGGTCTCGCTGCTGATCGTCGATTTCCAGGCGCCCGACAGGCTGCGTGCCTATGCGCGCTACGATGCGGCACGCCTCAAGGAAGGCCAGAGCTCGGGCGAGCTGCTCGGCAAGGGCCACCTTGCGATGACCATCGATCAGGGCTCGAACACCAGCCGCTACCAGGGACTGGTCGCGCTCGACGGCGGCGGCCTGGAAGAGGCGGCCCACGAATATTTCCTTCGCTCCGAGCAGATCCCGACCCGGGTGCGGCTCGCGGTCGGCGAGGAGATGCGCGGCGGCGAAGGCGGCAAGCTGCGCTGGCGCGCCGGCGGCATCCTGCTGCAATTCCTGCCCAAGGCGCCCGAGCGCGCCAAGCAGGCCGATCTGCATCCCGGCGATGCGCCGGAAGGCACGGCCACGCACAGCGTGCCGGATGACGATGCCTGGGTCGAGGGACAGTCGCTGATCTCGACCGTCGAGGACGTCGAGCTGATCGATCCCGATCTCTCCGGCGAGCGGCTGCTGTACCGCCTGTTCCACGAGCGTGGCGTGCGCGTCTTCAACCCGCAGCCGCTGCGCGCGCAGTGCTCCTGCTCGCGCGATGCGGTGTCGTCGATGCTGAAGAGCTTCGCGCCGAACGATCGCGCCGAGATGGTCAAGGACGGCAAGGTCGTCGTGACCTGCGAGTTCTGCTCGTCGGTCTATGAGTTCACGCCGCTGGAAGCGGGCGTCGAGTAA
- a CDS encoding aspartate aminotransferase family protein gives MTNSASSHLLPVFARVDLGFERGEGAWLIATNGDRYLDFTSGVAVNALGHAHPHLVKALQEQATKLWHMSNLFKSPDGEVLAARLCEQSFADFVFFCNSGAEAMEGVIKLVRHHHFSKGHGERYRIITFEGAFHGRTLGTLAATGSAKYLEGFGPPMDGFDQVPHGDIEAVKKAIGPHTAGILIEPVQGEGGVRSAPQAFFKTLRALCDEHGLLLAFDEVQTGMGRTGDLFAYKRTGVTPDVMSLAKALGGGFPIGAVLATAQAAAGMAPGSHGSTFGGNPLAVAAANAVLDVMLRPGFFEHVQKMSLLLKQKLASVVDRYPGVLSEVRGEGLLIGVKAVVPSGDLIAALRNEKLLTVGAGDNVVRFLAPLIVTEAEIDQSITSLERACSVLSAAQPKKAAG, from the coding sequence ATGACCAACAGCGCCTCGTCGCATCTGCTCCCCGTCTTCGCCCGGGTCGATCTCGGCTTCGAGCGCGGTGAGGGCGCCTGGCTGATCGCAACCAACGGCGACCGCTATCTCGATTTCACCTCGGGCGTCGCAGTGAACGCGCTCGGACATGCGCATCCGCATCTGGTCAAGGCGTTGCAGGAGCAGGCGACCAAGCTGTGGCACATGTCGAACCTGTTCAAGAGCCCGGACGGCGAGGTGCTGGCCGCGCGGCTGTGCGAGCAGAGCTTTGCCGACTTCGTGTTCTTCTGCAATTCCGGCGCGGAAGCGATGGAGGGCGTGATCAAGCTGGTCCGCCACCATCACTTCTCGAAGGGGCATGGCGAGCGCTATCGCATCATCACTTTCGAAGGCGCCTTCCATGGCCGCACGCTGGGGACGCTGGCTGCGACCGGCTCGGCGAAATACCTCGAGGGCTTCGGCCCGCCGATGGATGGCTTCGATCAGGTGCCGCATGGCGACATCGAGGCGGTGAAGAAGGCGATCGGCCCGCACACCGCCGGCATCCTGATCGAGCCGGTGCAGGGCGAGGGCGGCGTCCGTTCCGCGCCGCAGGCGTTCTTCAAGACGCTGCGCGCGCTGTGCGACGAGCACGGCCTGCTGCTGGCATTCGACGAGGTGCAGACCGGCATGGGCCGCACCGGCGACCTGTTCGCCTACAAACGCACCGGCGTCACGCCGGACGTGATGTCGCTGGCGAAGGCGCTCGGCGGCGGCTTCCCAATCGGCGCGGTGCTGGCGACCGCACAGGCTGCGGCCGGCATGGCGCCGGGCTCGCACGGCTCGACCTTCGGCGGCAATCCGCTCGCGGTCGCCGCCGCCAATGCCGTGCTCGACGTCATGCTGAGGCCCGGCTTCTTCGAGCACGTGCAGAAGATGTCACTGCTGCTCAAGCAGAAGCTTGCCTCCGTGGTCGACCGCTATCCGGGCGTGCTGTCGGAGGTGCGCGGCGAGGGCCTGTTGATCGGCGTCAAGGCCGTGGTGCCGTCGGGCGATCTGATCGCCGCGCTGCGCAACGAGAAGCTGCTCACCGTCGGCGCCGGCGACAATGTGGTGCGGTTCCTCGCGCCCCTGATCGTGACCGAGGCCGAGATCGACCAGTCGATCACCTCGCTCGAGCGCGCCTGCTCTGTGCTATCGGCGGCGCAGCCGAAGAAGGCGGCCGGATAA